Part of the Streptococcus ilei genome is shown below.
AACGGATTTCAAAGTAGAAGGTGCCAATAAAGTTTCTACTAGTCAGATGAAAAAGTCTGATGGAAATACTGATTTCACCGTCACTGTGCGTATCTTTAAATACCAATCAGATAAGGATCCCCTCATTACGGTAACTATGTCAGATAAAGACCCCGATCATGAGATGGTCTTTGCCAATCGGAAGGATTTCTTCAAGTCGACGAATCCAGATGATGCGGTATTGGATGGGGATTTGACAACCTTCTCAGGAAGTTAGATTTTTTCTGTCTAACTTTTGGGGTGCAGTTCACTGACCATCTAAGCTTTTTTCAAATCTATATTAGACTTCTTTGCCTGCTAACCGTCGAATGGTCTCGGCATAAATTTCCATTGCACGATACAAATCATCCAGTTTGGCTCGTTCATTCGCCTGGTGCTCTGTTTGGAGAGCATCAGGGAAGAGGGCCCCATAAGCCACACAATTTTCCATGGTTCGAGCAAAAGTAGCTCCTCCTGAGGACATAGCTGGAGTCTGATCCCCCGTTTCTTCTTGGTAGACCGCCATCAGAGTACTCACCAACGGACTATCTAATGGAACGTACAGGGGAGCTACATAATCAAACTCTTCATACTGAAGTTGATAGCTAGCTGCCACTTCAGTTAATCGCTCTACTAAAGCATCCTTATCTGCTAGGACAGGGATCCGAATATCAATCCCGATTTCAGATTGCTCTTCATCAATAGAGAGGGTCGCAATATTGAAGGAAAGAGCACCACTTGGTTCATCTTTGATTTCACCAAAGAGAGCTGCTCCTATCGCATCTTCCCCAACAGCATCTGCTATAAAGAGAAGGGCTGGATGAGGCTGGATCAAGGAAAGACTTTCCGCTAAGCCGACAATAGCATTGACACCCTCAGCCGCATCCTTGGAGTGTTTAGACAGTCCAAGAACGGTTACTGCTCCAGTTTCTTCTGTATAGTTCACACCACTTTGCTCGATCACTGGTAAAAGTTCCTCTAAGCGTTCCCCTTTATAAGTTGCCTTATCTGGTACCACGTTAAGGGCACGACCAGCTTGTAAAGGACGATCCTCCCAGCCTGGTCCATGGAGCTTCACTTGAAGCAAGCCTTTTTCAGCATAGGTTAATGGGAAGGACGAATCTGGAGCAAAGCCAAGATCTGCTTTTTCTTCTAGCTGATTGTAGCGGTTCATACAGCGCCAGAGAGTTTCCTCGTCCGTACCAAATATAAAGCGAATCCGTTTGGTAAATACAAGTCCTTGGTCAAGCAGACTCTTAACTGCGTAAAGGGCCGCAAGGGATGGCCCCTTGTCATCTTGTACTCCACGTCCGATCAACCATCCATCTTTCAGAGTCGCCTCAAAAGGTGGCGTCTGCCAATCTTCTAAATCACCGGCTGGAACAACATCCAAGTGACAAAGAACGGCCAGGAGTTCTTCCCCCTGACCGATCTCTGCATATCCATAGTATCCTTCAGGATCTAGATAGGTTTGAAAGCCCATTTCTTGAGCAATTTCTAACGTTTTCTCAAGGACATCTTGGATAGCTTGTCCAAACGGTGTTCCATTTTCGCCTTCGTTTAAAACCGAAGGATAAGAAATGATGGTTTGAAGAGAGGTTAAAAACTGCTCTTTTACATCGTCCTTTATTCTATTTTTCATGAAACACCTACTTTATTCTATTGTAAGAATGGAACCACAGTTCCTAGTAGAAGAAGGGCAGTTTGACTGGGGCGGTCGCCTCCTAAAAGGTAACGGAGGCGCCCAAAGGTTCCCTCAGAATGGTTGGAAATCATTCGCAGAGTGTAAAGGTATAAGGGAGCTTGACTGCGAGAGCTACAACTCGAGCAGGGACGAAAGTCGGGCTTAGTGATCCGGTGGTTCCGTATGGAAGGGCCATCGCTCAACGGATAAAAGCTACCCTGGGGATAACAGGCTTATCTCCCCCAAGAGTTCACATCGACGGGGAGGTTTGGCACCTCGATGTCGGCTCGTCGCATCCTGGGGCTGTAGTCGGTCCCAAGGGTTGGGCTGTTCGCCCATTAAAGCGGCACGCGAGCTGGGTTCAGAACGTCGTGAGACAGTTCGGTCCCTATCCGTCGCGGGCGTAGGAAATTTGAGAGGATCTGCTCCTAGTACGAGAGGACCAGAGTGGACTTACCGCTGGTGTACCAGTTGTCTCGCCAGAGGCATCGCTGGGTAGCTATGTAGGGAAGGGATAAACGCTGAAAGCATCTAAGTGTGAAACCCACCTCAAGATGAGATTTCCCATAACTATATGTTAGTAAGAGCCCTGAGAGAAGATCAGGTAGATAGGTTAGGAGTGGAAGTTGTGTGAGCAATGGAGCGGACTAATACTAATAGCTCGAGGACTTATCCAAAAAGTAACTGAGGATATTTACAGCCGTTTAGATTTTTGTTAGAATATAGGTATTCAATTTTGAATGTTCATCATTCAGAGTTAAGTGACGATAGCCTAGGAGATACACCTGTACCCATGCCGAACACAGAAGTTAAGCCCTAGAACGCCGGAAGTAGTTGGGGGTTGCCCCCTGTGAGATATGGTAGTCGCTTAGCAAGATTGAGTCTAGAGAGATCTAGGCTCATTTGGGAGTTTAGCTCAGCTGGGAGAGCATCTGCCTTACAAGCAGAGGGTCAGCGGTTCGATCCCGTTAACTCCCATTTTTCAAGCGGGTGTAGTTTAGTGGTAAAACTACAGCCTTCCAAGCTGTTGTCGCGAGTTCGATTCTCGTCACCCGCTTTGAACATTCGTTCAATACCAAGTTTTTTACTTGGGCGCGTAGCTCAGGTGGTTAGAGCGCACGCCTGATAAGCGTGAGGTCGGTGGTTCGAGTCCACTCGTGCCCATTTTTAATATTATGGTCCGTTGGTCAAGGGGTTAAGACACCGCCTTTTCACGGCGGTAACACGGGTTCGAATCCCGTACGGACTATATTATATTGGAGGATTACCCAAGTCCGGCTGAAGGGAACGGTCTTGAAAACCGTCAGGCGTGTAAAAGCGTGCGTGGGTTCGAATCCCACATCCTCCTTAATATTAACGCGGGATGGAGCAGCTCGGTAGCTCGTCGGGCTCATAACCCGAAGGTCGTAGGTTCAAATCCTGCTCCCGCAATATTTGGCTCGGTAGCTCAGTTGGTAGAGCAATGGATTGAAGCTCCATGTGTCGGCGGTTCGATTCCGTCTCGCGCCATAACTTAATATTTTTTGGAAGGGTAGCGAAGAGGCTAAACGCGGCGGACTGTAAATCCGCTCCTTCGGGTTCGGGGGTTCGAATCCCTCCCCTTCCATCCTTTACGGGCATAGTTTAAAGGTAGAACTAAGGTCTCCAAAACCTTCAGTGTGGGTTCAATTCCTACTGCCCGTGTATAAGAATATGGCGGGTGTGGTGAAGTGGTTAACACACCAGATTGTGGCTCTGGCATGCGTGGGTTCGATCCCCATCACTCGCCTATTTTATATTATTGGGGTATAGCCAAGCGGTAAGGCAAGGGACTTTGACTCCCTCATGCGTTGGTTCGAATCCAGCTACCCCAGTTATACTTTGCCGGCGTGGCGGAATTGGCAGACGCGCTGGACTCAAAATCCAGTGTCCGCAAGGACGTGCCGGTTCGACCCCGGCCGCCGGTATAGTTTAAAAGACAAGGTTTTCGGACCTTGTCTTTTTTTCTTTGTTGTTTGTCGAGTTACCAATTTTTTCCATTTTAAAATAAATCATCAAGTTTATTAGCCAATGTTTTCTGTTTGCTAGGGTACAAATGGGAATAAGTATCAATTGTTGTCGTAATAGATGCGTGTCCTAATCTTTCTTTAACAACAAGATAATCTTCCCCTTGATTTATAAGTAATGATGCATGAGAGTGTCTTAAATCATGAATTCTTATTCTCTTTAAATCTTTATCCCTTTCTAGTATTTGCTTAAACTTCTTATCAATCATATTTTTTGTAATAGTTATTGGTGTACTCTGTATTATTTGTAGTCCGTCAATATTTTTGGTAAATTCCTTAAGTTTTTCTTTTTGTTTTTCTTTCCAATCTTTTAGCATTTCCGTTAATTTCTGATTGATTGTAATATTTCTAGTTCCTGATCGTGTTTTTGTTGTATTAATGTAGCTTGTATTATTTACAAAGTATACCGTTTTGGTAACGAAAATTGTATTTGTTAAAAGATTTATATCATTCCAGTTCAATGCGAGTATTTCTCCCATTCTCATCCCAGTAAAGAAAGCAATTACGAAAAACAGGTCATAGCTTGTTTCATCATCTTGAATAAGTTCTCTAAATCTCGTGAATTCTTCTATACTCCAAAATTTGATATTAGGCTTCCTAATTGGTAATTTTCTCAGATTCTCAACAGGATTTTTATCAATAAGGGATTTTCTTATACCAGTGTCAAAAATTTTTTTAAGTAGAATTAGAACTTTATTAATTGTATTATAACTTAAAGTTTCATTTTCATTTTGTTTTTTAGGTTTTGTTTTTAGGTATTCACGAAATTCGAATATATGGTCATACGTTAATTTATTTAAATTTGTATTTTTAAAATATGGTTTAATATGACGCTCATAATTGTTTCTTTGTGTGCTTGTATAGCTTATTTTTCTGCCATTTTTCAAATCGTCTTCTTCAAGCAACTGGAATAACATATCTGTTGTTACTACAAAGTCAAATTGTTTTTCTTTTAATTCTACAACTCGAATATGTTGTTCTAGTTCTAGTGCTTCCTTTTTAGATTTTAATCCTTTTCGAATGATACGTATTCTTTTTTGTGTGACTGGGTGGAAACCATTAGAAACATCAACAGTCCATTTACCATTTTTAGTTTTACGAATAGTCATTCATTATGCTTCTTTCTGGAGTTCAATTCCTAGTAGTTCTTCAGCGACACTGGCTGGAATTGTACCAATCCGTTTGTTATCGTAGATATTAAAACCACGATTCACTAATAGTAATTTGCCAGTATGGATAATCTTTCTTGCAGTTCCTGGAGCAAATCCAAGTTCGATAAGGTCATCTTTTGTTACTGTTTTAATCATGTGATCTCCTTTTCTAATTAGATTAAGTAAGGGGAGGATTAACTCCCCTTGTCTAATACTTATTTTTGTTTTACATCTACTAAATGGATAGCATCCGCCTTGTAATACATCGTTGAACTAATCATAGTGGCTTGTAAATTGTCAAATGTAACTGGTACTTCATCCATCGCTTGGATATAGTCATTATCGACTAAAGCTTCTGGATTGTCTACTGAGACTTGGGTTGATTTCTTTTTGAATTGTCCATCCTTGATTGTTACATTGTATTTCCAACCAATGATTTTATTGGTATTAAAACGTCTTTCGCTACCATCTCGGTTTTTGATAATTTCTCCGTTTGCATCTGCTCGGACTTCCGTTTCAAATTTTGGAATAACTTCATCCAATTCAAATTTTGTTCCAATGTTATTAAAATTCCAGTCATTTTGTGAAAGCATTTTTGCCATAATTAATTTCTCCTTTTGATATTTTCTTTGATTGTAGGGATTAAATCTTCTCTTTTAAAGAGAATTGCCCTTTCTATTAATCCACTTGCTAAATCTGGTGGATATTCCATATTGTTGAGTGCGAGATAGTTAGATTTCTCATACTCATGCAGTAAGTTATTGTCGTATAGAAATTTATACGCTTTTAGAATAGCTCCAGAACCTTTATAGGTAAACCATTCTAATTTTTGTTCTAGTTCTGTTTTTGGTTTTGAAATAATGATAGAGACAGGTTTTGAGTGACCTAAAAACTTTTCCCAAGTTCTCAAAGGTTTTGAGAAGTGACTATCACTATAGAACCTCACTTTTTCTTTGAGATATCCCTTGGTAAAGTTGAGAAGATCTATTTCTGAATGCAACCATTCTTGAATGAAGTAGTGAGCTTTTTCTTTCCTAAGTTCTAACTCCGTTCTTATCCAATTTTCTATATAACGCTTGCTGATACCGAGCTTCTCAGCTCGTTCTAAGCGTTTATCGTAAATTCTAAGTCTTTCATCATCATTGGGTTTTCTCAAATATAAGGTTTGGCCGATTGTTTCATCTCCGTAGGTATTGTAGTAAGTGCTTTTTCCATATATAAAGCGTTTTTTCTGACAAATCTTTAGAAGCTGATTAGGAGTGAAATAGGGTGTTTCATTAAAATCATCTATTGCAATATCAATTCGTCTTACTGAAAACTGATTGTAATTGTAGTAGAGGTTGTTCAGAAACTGTCTTTCGGACAGACTATTTGGATCTAATACCATATCTCTAAAGAACTCGAGTGCCTGTCCTGACATGACAAGCATGTGGGACGACTCTTTCGCTCCATAGTAGATACGGATATTCCCATGATGAAGCTGGCTATCATAGTTATAGTATTTAAGGCTCCCTTTATTCTCAATAAATAGGTCATAATCAAGAAATAGAATGTCTTCGATTATTTCTCTTGGCGAAAATTCAGTCTTATCAAACTGAATTTGAATCCAGTCAAATACAGAACGTAAATGTTCATTTTTTGCCATAGATTTTGATTCAACTTTTTGCCTAATTTTGCCACTCTTAAAATCTCCGAAACCCTTGGGAATACTGAATTCTTTCGATGGTACACCTAACTTGCAGAGGGTGGTGTTACTACACACCCTTTCGGTCAAAAATGGTCCGTCCGCATCTACGCTCGTTTTCGGCTTTCTGCCTCATGGCTCAGCCGAAAATTCGCTATTAGCCGAACCTATTTTTTGACCTCTTCTGAACAAACCCTAGTAAGCCGGTTTGCATCGACTCTTCAATATCTTGGATTTTCTTTTTTAGATTGGCATTCTCATTTTTTATCAGTCGTATTTCTCGCTTAAATTCCTGTTTTAAGGCGCTCAGTTCATCATAGAGCTCATCTATTACTTGGTTTAGGAGTTCTTGTTCATTGTCTGCTAGACTCCCAAATACGGCTTGTATAGCCTCTTTTAGACCTATTTCAAGTTTTAGGTTAGCTAACTTTTGAAATTGTCTAAGGTCTTCGTCTGTAAAGTCATAGGCAACTGTATAACTTAATTGATGAGTTCTTGGATTTCTACTGATAGGAATTTTAATTTTCTTAAATTCCTTGCCACTTATCTCTTTAATCAGTTGGATCCAATTTTTAAGAGTAGAGGTAGAGTTTAGGCCAGAAATTTGATTGACTAACTCTTTATTGGTCATCTTTTTGTGAAACCTCCGAAATTTTTTTGTGCAACTGAGGAGTTTTCTGTGGTATAATTGTTACATAATATGTTTTGATCTTGGAACGAACGGCACATTTGTTTCAAGATTTTTTTATTTTGTCGAATCTTACCTCCTTTATTAAAATTTTTAAAATCGACTACTAATTACATACGCTTTTACCCCCTTTTATGCTATAATATTCTCAATGGAATATTTAATCTCAAAATAAATATTCCTTATGGAATAATTCTATTTTATACCGTTTAGAATATTTTGTCAAGAAAAAATATACGAATAAGAATATCTATAGGAGAATTATGTATACAGAGGATTATAAATTTTCAGAGAGGTTAAAAACTCTCAGAAAATCAAAAAAGTTAACTCAAGTACAAATATCGGAATTAATTGGAGTTCAACAAGGGACATATTCTCGGTGGGAGAATGGAACGTTAGAACCAGGATTAGAATTCGTTGTGAAATTAGCAAATATCTTTGGTACTACTACAGATTATTTGCTGGGACAAAAACCTTATTCAATTATCAGTAGTTTACCTCTAGAACAATTAGATCTTACCAATATTGCAAACTTTTCAAAGGATGAGTTTGATATTTTGAAACATTCAATAGCAGTTTCGGTGGCAAGAAATAAAATAAAGGCAACAGAACTAAAAGATAGAGTTATAGAAAAAAATCAGTTGTCAGAAAAAGATGCAGAACTTTTGAATAAGATTTTTGAAGAAGTTAAAACTTATTGGGAAAAATAGAAGGACGCTAGTCTTCAAAATTTCCTCCCAAAATGTGTCTAAAATATTAACGGAATTCCATATAAAGAGGTTTATGATTATTTTAATGCAGATTGATGGTTTGTTTTTTAGATTTTAAATTCACCATAGGTGCTAGTATTATTTATCATAATGCTTGACACCGCTTTTAAGTGGGAGTACAATAATATTGAGGGCAGGATGGCTTATCTCTTTTATTTAGGAGGTGTCCAATATGCAAATCTATTTTATTTATTCTATTTTCTTTCTATTATCACTTGTAGTTCTAGCTTATCTTATTAAGTTACTCATTGCTCATTTAAAAAGAAACTAAGTAACATTTTGCCCAAATAGTAGTTATTTGGGCTACTTGGGTAAGGAACTGAAAAAACGATTGGAAGCCAAGGGAATAGACTTTTTGACGCTGATTCGTAAAAATATGAAAGGAGCAGCTGAGCACAACAATCCTGCTATCCTGGCAATCCGAAGGACCATCGAAACTCGGATCTCTGTCCTAAATGCATTGTTTAACATTGAACATCCGCTTGCTCGCTCTTTAGCAGGTTTGCAATTAGAGATCGAACGGGCTATTTTGGTCTATAATTTAGGATTTTTTATCAACTAGCAACACGGGTATTATATATGATAGATTTTGATTTTAAAGAAGGATTTATGAATTTGAAAGGTATAATCTTCGATATGGATGGAGTTATAGTTGATACAGAGTACCAAGATTTTCTAATACAGAAAGATTTTATCAAACACCTTAATCCAAAATCTAGTTACGAAGATTCTGAGCTATTGGTATTAGTTGGTAAATCATATTTTAATCTTTATAGGCTTTTACAGCAATTTATTGGGAAACAATATGATATAAAAACTATAGAAAAAGAATATGCTTCTTTTAGTGATGAGAGATATGAAAAAATTGATTATTCTTTACTTTTTAGAAAAGAAATTCTAAAAATTATTGACTATGCATTGAAAAACGGAATCAAATTAGCTGTAGCATCATCATCAAAATATGAGCATATTAATGAAGTTTTAGAAAGGTGTGACATAAAAAAATATTTTGATGTCATCGTTAGCGGAGAGAATTTTGTAGAAAGTAAGCCAAATCCGTCTATCTATTTAACAACGCTACATAAGTTAGAATTGCAAGCAGAACAATGTATTGCAATTGAAGATTCATACTCTGGAATTGAATCTTCAACTAGCGCCGGAATTGCAACTATTGGTTATTATGATAGCCGATTACCATTTTTTAATGACAAAGCGCAATGGAAAGTTGAAAATATGAAAGAAGTTTTACAAATAATAGAATCACAGAGTCTTTGAGTTGAAAGGCGATGAGGTTCTTGAGGACGTTAGAAAGAAATAAACTTGTTTCATAACGAAATTTAAGGTAACAGCGAACCGCTGAGTGTGTAGCTTTGTTGGTAAAAACGTAAATATTTTTGAGTGAAAGGTATTATGAAGTCACTGGAAACAGTGGCTTTTTGATATTAGTAGGGATGTATTATAGTAACCAATCAAGTTGAGATAGTTGCTTTGATACTAATACATTTTATTTTAATAATGAAGTTTATTACTATAGACACTTGATAGATATGTAAACTAACTACGATACCTCTAATTTTTAACGGACTATAGTTTAATTTGTTTTTTCTGTACTTGATAAGCGAAATCGAATCCCAAGGAAGTCCTTGAACTACCAAACTCCGTATCAAGTTTTTCTGAGTCAGGTGAAATTGTCTAGCTTAATTTGACAAATGAGATAACTAAGAAATAAGATTATCGACTCACTATTTATGGAAGTAGTTATTTAAGAGAGAAAGATGAGTTACAAAAAAGTTACCAAAATTTGAAAAAAGAGTCTATTTTGCAAGATTTAAAAGTCTAAAAAACCTACTAAATCAAGGTTATAAGATTTAAAAAATGTATTCATAGAACTCAAAATCCAGTGTCCGCAAGGACGTGCCGGTTCGACCCCGGCCGCCGGTATAGTATTAAAGACAAGGTTTTCGGACCTTGTCTTTTT
Proteins encoded:
- a CDS encoding M20 family metallopeptidase, with translation MISYPSVLNEGENGTPFGQAIQDVLEKTLEIAQEMGFQTYLDPEGYYGYAEIGQGEELLAVLCHLDVVPAGDLEDWQTPPFEATLKDGWLIGRGVQDDKGPSLAALYAVKSLLDQGLVFTKRIRFIFGTDEETLWRCMNRYNQLEEKADLGFAPDSSFPLTYAEKGLLQVKLHGPGWEDRPLQAGRALNVVPDKATYKGERLEELLPVIEQSGVNYTEETGAVTVLGLSKHSKDAAEGVNAIVGLAESLSLIQPHPALLFIADAVGEDAIGAALFGEIKDEPSGALSFNIATLSIDEEQSEIGIDIRIPVLADKDALVERLTEVAASYQLQYEEFDYVAPLYVPLDSPLVSTLMAVYQEETGDQTPAMSSGGATFARTMENCVAYGALFPDALQTEHQANERAKLDDLYRAMEIYAETIRRLAGKEV
- a CDS encoding tyrosine-type recombinase/integrase produces the protein MTIRKTKNGKWTVDVSNGFHPVTQKRIRIIRKGLKSKKEALELEQHIRVVELKEKQFDFVVTTDMLFQLLEEDDLKNGRKISYTSTQRNNYERHIKPYFKNTNLNKLTYDHIFEFREYLKTKPKKQNENETLSYNTINKVLILLKKIFDTGIRKSLIDKNPVENLRKLPIRKPNIKFWSIEEFTRFRELIQDDETSYDLFFVIAFFTGMRMGEILALNWNDINLLTNTIFVTKTVYFVNNTSYINTTKTRSGTRNITINQKLTEMLKDWKEKQKEKLKEFTKNIDGLQIIQSTPITITKNMIDKKFKQILERDKDLKRIRIHDLRHSHASLLINQGEDYLVVKERLGHASITTTIDTYSHLYPSKQKTLANKLDDLF
- a CDS encoding DUF3173 domain-containing protein, producing the protein MIKTVTKDDLIELGFAPGTARKIIHTGKLLLVNRGFNIYDNKRIGTIPASVAEELLGIELQKEA
- a CDS encoding replication initiation factor domain-containing protein codes for the protein MAKNEHLRSVFDWIQIQFDKTEFSPREIIEDILFLDYDLFIENKGSLKYYNYDSQLHHGNIRIYYGAKESSHMLVMSGQALEFFRDMVLDPNSLSERQFLNNLYYNYNQFSVRRIDIAIDDFNETPYFTPNQLLKICQKKRFIYGKSTYYNTYGDETIGQTLYLRKPNDDERLRIYDKRLERAEKLGISKRYIENWIRTELELRKEKAHYFIQEWLHSEIDLLNFTKGYLKEKVRFYSDSHFSKPLRTWEKFLGHSKPVSIIISKPKTELEQKLEWFTYKGSGAILKAYKFLYDNNLLHEYEKSNYLALNNMEYPPDLASGLIERAILFKREDLIPTIKENIKRRN
- a CDS encoding helix-turn-helix transcriptional regulator; translated protein: MYTEDYKFSERLKTLRKSKKLTQVQISELIGVQQGTYSRWENGTLEPGLEFVVKLANIFGTTTDYLLGQKPYSIISSLPLEQLDLTNIANFSKDEFDILKHSIAVSVARNKIKATELKDRVIEKNQLSEKDAELLNKIFEEVKTYWEK
- a CDS encoding transposase; amino-acid sequence: MGYLGKELKKRLEAKGIDFLTLIRKNMKGAAEHNNPAILAIRRTIETRISVLNALFNIEHPLARSLAGLQLEIERAILVYNLGFFIN
- a CDS encoding HAD family hydrolase codes for the protein MIDFDFKEGFMNLKGIIFDMDGVIVDTEYQDFLIQKDFIKHLNPKSSYEDSELLVLVGKSYFNLYRLLQQFIGKQYDIKTIEKEYASFSDERYEKIDYSLLFRKEILKIIDYALKNGIKLAVASSSKYEHINEVLERCDIKKYFDVIVSGENFVESKPNPSIYLTTLHKLELQAEQCIAIEDSYSGIESSTSAGIATIGYYDSRLPFFNDKAQWKVENMKEVLQIIESQSL